One genomic window of Caenorhabditis elegans chromosome I includes the following:
- the cfh-1 gene encoding Sushi domain-containing protein (Confirmed by transcript evidence), protein MKIIIFCFILATLTASVTFGRKCDADLKPEKLVVVGVWKRGFDNSTAQYRISDEDLSVRGYERTESDKGSSTVMLARHPEGCVINECGVRLSAMMQNNGAILHTDYRMIRMNDSTMNNIEDEFYCAEKNNFCGADVPIYRLVKHSLTGPHYAYTFNDVGQSLPGYEKEFFPLCFAWRQTPSVVLFNSTDDGVCLTLPEVQNGKILYSNDQLNVFSIGTSATLECHQGFAGNGPSSLVCTKNGWYPKREDLGSCVRLEQSNKSRLLVASDVTPTSSSCRVPSSTPNGNIVYSANVATSTSINSVPTATRATVLCSLGHVPTTSVTSSKCVDGEWEPSLPTCLSLLDIKCPILSAPRNGELVFTNSVKSPYSLNSVISLKCDRNYFGTGNLTSTCTSTGWDQKIGQCEPVGIRRLSESHRYRIRRQASTGAVCAAIANPANGNLLYMQSNPTVQYSSGTSAYLMCNLGYSLSGSVSTLCSNGVWSPSIGQCTNALALGQTTGNCEAIPTRINGTITYSSFGTYTSGTIATLACNLMNTVSGSSTSTCLSGVWNPTIGNCVSSGGTGGTGTTCPNPTVINGQITYNQGNTFDTTRPALTTATLTCNSGYTRNGNYISTCLGGVFTPTLGTCTFGTSGSTGTACINPIIMNGQITYSQGNTYDITRPSGTAATLTCNSGYTISGSSQSTCTNGAFSPTLGTCNFGSSTGGAGTTCPNPTVVNGQVTYNQGNTFDATRPALTIATLTCNSGYTISGTSTSTCINGVFTPTLGTCTFGTSGSTGTACINPIIMNGQITYSQGNTYDITRPSGTVATLTCNSGYTISGSSQSTCTNGAFSPTLGTCNFGSSTGGTGTTCPNPTVVNGQITYSQGNTFDATRPALTTATLTCNSGYTISGTSISACMNGVFTPTLGTCTFGSSGSAGTACMNPYVINGQITYSQGNTYDITRPAGTTATLTCSSGYTVSGTSVSTCTNGIFTPTLGTCTLGSSTGGTGIQCTAMIAPLGGSVIYSNGGTMGPFPSGTTVTGSCTNGGAITGASTATCSNGMWNPTFLGTCSLIGGSTTGQCSALTIPSGAQATYSPFSLSTTSFTSGTVATVTCTTGGSMLGTSTCTNGLWSPAIMGTCSGTGTGNTCSALTRPVGETVTYDGTTSFATTFNSGVIARVTCSNGTQIGQSTCLVGQWTPAITATCSGSSTAVGSQCIGVIVPTNAQVTYSDGSMVLHSAGTTATLTCLNSATLTGSSYSSCSNGVWTPTLGSCTSSGTGTGPCYTPPLTPVGATLTYSSGYFAPWTAGSTATMSCPAGQTVIGTSISYCTNSAWSPALGSCSGSSVGQEVIGASCPAGIPAVLAATMTYSNGQLLGPYPAATVVTATCQAGYIPTGIMTSTCTNGLWTPPSLGLCELIGNEIGGTSCGRLGEPLGGTLVYSAIGLGPYPTGTSATVLCNIGTTLSGSASSLCTNGVWNPLPGTCIATLLRKPPAKGVPENGTAADSPKVGNGTNDDTPTQIQLSGEKCPPPIAPAFGEITFSGFSTKGTFEDGTTAALKCNLGYKPTGPSFSTCRKGSFRPIIGKCSNGSEHQLPGVCVPLTPPKNARVVYIQSGTSLDFEDGTTALLYCEEGFAVTGVATLRCETGQWEPSSGFGMCDSI, encoded by the exons ATGAAGATCATAATATTCTGCTTTATATTGGCGACTCTGACCGCTTCAGTAacatttggaagaaaatgtgATGCTGAtttaaaaccagaaaaattag tgGTTGTCGGAGTATGGAAGCGTGGTTTTGACAACTCAACAGCACAATACCGTATCTCGGATGAAGATTTATCAGTACGAGGATATGAAAGAACAGAAAGTGATAAAGGAAGTTCAACTGTTATGTTAGCAAGACATCCAGAAGGATGTGTTATCAATGAATGTGGAGTACGTTTATCAGCTATGATGCAAAACAATGGAGCTATTCTTCACACTGATTATCGAATGATTCGAATGAATGATTCGACTATGAATAATATTGAAGATGAGTTTTATTGTGCAGAgaagaacaatttttgtggAGCAGATGTGCCAATTTATCGATTGGTTAAACATTCACTAACAGGACCAc ATTATGCATACACATTCAACGACGTTGGCCAATCTCTACCTGGATATGAAAAAGAGTTCTTCCCATTATGCTTTGCTTGGCGACAAACTCCTTCAGTTGTACTCTTCAATTCAACAGATGACGGTGTTTGCCTAACACTTCCAGAagttcaaaatggaaaaattttgtattcgAACGATCAATTAAACGTCTTTTCCATAGGAACATCTGCTACATTGGAGTGTCATCAAGGGTTCGCTGGAAATGGACCAAGCAGTTTAGTCTGCACTAAAAATGGGTGGTATCCCAAAAGAGAGGATCTTGGAAGTTGTGTAAGACTAG agcAATCCAATAAATCCCGCTTACTTGTCGCATCTGATGTTACCCCCACATCATCATCTTGTCGTGTTCCGTCATCAACCCCCAATGGAAATATTGTCTACTCTGCCAATGTGGCCACTTCAACCTCTATCAATTCTGTACCAACTGCAACACGAGCTACAGTACTTTGTTCATTGGGACACGTGCCAACAACATCAGTTACATCATCAAAATGTGTTGATGGAGAATGGGAACCATCTCTTCCCACGTGTCTATCTCTTTTAGACATCAAATGTCCTATTCTGTCAGCACCCAGAAATGGAGAA ctcGTCTTCACGAATTCTGTCAAATCTCCATATAGCTTGAACTCGGTCATATCTTTGAAATGCGatcgaaattattttggaaCAGGAAATCTTACTTCAACATGCACTTCCACCGGATGGGATCAAAAAATCGGACAATGCGAACCGGTAGGAATTCGAAGACTTTCAGAAAGT CACAGATACCGAATTCGACGCCAG GCATCAACCGGAGCCGTATGTGCTGCAATTGCAAATCCAGCAAATGGAAATCTTCTTTATATGCAATCAAATCCAACTGTTCAATATTCATCAGGAACCTCTGCTTATTTGATGTGTAATTTGGGATACAGTTTATCGGGATCTGTTTCCACGTTGTGCTCAAATGGTGTTTGGTCACCAAGTATTG GTCAATGCACTAATGCTCTTGCCCTTGGTCAAACAACCGGCAACTGTGAAGCGATTCCAACACGAATTAATGGAACAATCACGTATAGTTCAT tcgGAACCTACACTTCTGGGACTATTGCAACATTGGCGTGTAATCTGATGAATACAGTATCTGGATCATCAACAAGTACGTGTTTGAGTGGAGTATGGAATCCAACGATTGGAAATTGTGTGTCATCTGGAGGAACTGGAGGAACTGGAACAACATGTCCAAATCCAACGGTTATAAATGGACAAATCACGTATAATCAAGGAAATACATTTGAT ACAACTCGTCCTGCACTCACCACAGCCACTCTCACATGTAACAGTGGATATACCAGAAATGGAAATTACATTTCCACGTGTTTAGGAGGAGTTTTTACTCCCACACTTGGCACTTGCACCTTTGGAACCTCTGGCTCCACAGGCACAGCTTGTATAAATCCAATTATCATGAATGGACAAATCACTTATAGCCAAGGAAACACATATGAT atcaCTCGGCCTTCGGGTACTGCAGCCACATTAACATGTAACAGTGGCTATACCATTAGTGGATCTTCTCAATCAACATGTACAAATGGAGCATTTTCACCAACTCTTGGAACTTGTAATTTCGGATCTTCTACTGGAGGAGCTGGAACAACATGTCCAAATCCAACGGTTGTAAATGGACAAGTTACTTATAATCAGGGAAATACATTcgat GCAACTCGTCCAGCACTCACCATAGCCACTCTCACTTGTAACAGTGGATATACTATTAGTGGAACTTCTACATCCACGTGTATAAATGGAGTTTTCACTCCCACACTTGGCACTTGCACTTTTGGCACCTCAGGTTCTACTGGCACCGCTTGTATAAATCCAATTATCATGAATGGACAAATCACTTATAGCCAAGGAAACACATATGAT atcACTCGTCCTTCGGGTACTGTCGCCACATTAACATGCAACAGTGGCTATACCATTAGTGGATCTTCTCAATCAACATGTACAAATGGAGCATTTTCACCAACTCTTGGAACTTGTAATTTCGGATCTTCAACCGGAGGAACTGGAACAACTTGCCCAAATCCAACAGTTGTGAATGGACAAATTACGTATAGTCAGGGAAATACTTTTGAT GCAACTCGACCAGCACTCACCACCGCCACTCTTACTTGTAACAGTGGATACACCATCAGTGGAACTTCTATTTCCGCATGTATGAACGGAGTTTTCACACCTACCCTCGGCACTTGCACCTTTGGATCCTCTGGCTCCGCAGGCACAGCTTGTATGAACCCATATGTTATCAATGGACAAATCACATATAGCCAAGGAAATACATATGAT ATCACTCGTCCTGCTGGTACCACAGCTACATTAACGTGTAGTAGTGGTTATACCGTCAGTGGAACATCAGTTTCAACTTGTACAAATGGAATTTTCACTCCAACACTTGGAACCTGCACTCTTGGATCCTCTACTGGAGGAACTGGTATTCAATGTACTGCGATGATTGCTCCACTCGGTGGCTCTGTGATCTACTCAAATGGAGGAACAATGGGGCCTTTCCCAAGTGGAACAACTGTCACAGGATCATGCACAAACGGTGGTGCAATCACAG GAGCATCAACTGCCACTTGCTCCAATGGAATGTGGAATCCAACATTCTTGGGTACATGTTCTCTAATCGGGGGTTCAACAACTGGCCAATGTAGTGCTTTAACGATTCCATCTGGTGCTCAAGCCACCTATTCTCCATTCAGTTTAAGCACAACTAGTTTCACGTCTGGAACTGTTGCGACAGTCACTTGCACAACTGGAGGATCAATGCTGGGAACGTCAACATGTACAAATGGATTGTGGAGTCCAGCTATCATGGGAACATGTTCTGGTACAG GAACCGGAAACACTTGTAGTGCCCTTACTCGTCCAGTTGGTGAAACAGTGACTTACGATGGTACGACTTCATTTGCAACAACTTTCAATTCTGGAGTTATTGCCCGTGTGACATGCTCAAATGGAACTCAAATTGGGCAGTCAACATGCCTTGTCGGCCAATGGACTCCTGCAATAACTGCAACTTGTTCTGGATCCAGCACTGCAGTCGGTTCCCAATGTATTGGTGTAATTGTTCCAACAAACGCTCAAGTGACATACAGCGACGGAAGTATGGTACTTCATTCAGCCGGAACTACTGCAACATTGACATGTTTAAACTCGGCGACACTGACTGGAAGTAGCTATTCAAGTTGCTCAAATGGCGTATGGACACCTACATTGGGAAGTTGTACATCTTCTGGAACTGGAACTGGGCCATGCTATACACCTCCATTAACGCCAGTTGGTGCAACATTGACTTATTCTTCCGGATACTTTGCACCATGGACTGCAg GAAGTACTGCTACAATGTCATGTCCTGCAGGTCAGACAGTTATAGGAACTTCTATATCCTATTGTACAAATTCTGCCTGGTCACCTGCATTGGGATCATGCTCTGGATCGTCTGTTGGTCAAG AAGTAATTGGTGCCTCGTGTCCAGCTGGAATCCCTGCAGTTCTTGCCGCTACGATGACTTATTCAAAC GGTCAACTATTGGGACCGTATCCAGCAGCTACGGTAGTTACAGCAACATGTCAAGCTGGATATATACCAACTGGAATAATGACATCAACCTGCACAAATGGACTTTGGACTCCGCCATCTCTTGGATTATGTGAACTTATTGGAAATGAAATCGGTGGAACATCTTGTGGAAGACTCGGTGAACCTTTGGGCGGAACACTGGTCTACAGTGCAATTGGTTTGGGACCATATCCAACTGGTACCTCTGCGACAGTGCTTTGTAATATTGGAACAACTCTGTCAGGATCTGCATCATCACTATGTACAAATGGAGTATGGAATCCATTACCAGGAACTTGTATTGCAACTCTCTTGAGAAAACCTCCAGCAAAAGGTGTTCCCGAGAACGGAACCGCTGCTGATTCACCAAAAGTTGGAAATGGAACAAATGATGATACACCGACACAAATTCAATTATCTGGAGAAAAATGTCCACCACCAATAGCTCCTGCATTCGGAGAG ATAACATTCTCTGGTTTCTCAACTAAGGGAACATTTGAAGATGGAACAACCGCAGCGCTGAAGTGTAATCTTGGCTATAAACCAACTGGGCCCTCATTCTCCACGTGTAGAAAAGGCTCATTCCGTCCAATTATTGGCAAATGCTCGAATGGCTCAGAACACCAGCTTCCCGGAGTCTGCGTTCCACTGACTCCACCCAAAAATGCTCGAGTCGTCTATATTCAAAGTGGTACATCACTCGATTTTGAGGACGGTACAACTGCACTTTTGTACTGTGAAGAGGGATTTGCAGTGACTGGTGTTGCCACATTAAGGTGTGAAACAGGACAATGGGAACCATCTAGTGGCTTTGGAATGTGTGAttctatttaa
- the cfh-1 gene encoding Sushi domain-containing protein (Confirmed by transcript evidence): MKIIIFCFILATLTASVTFGRKCDADLKPEKLVVVGVWKRGFDNSTAQYRISDEDLSVRGYERTESDKGSSTVMLARHPEGCVINECGVRLSAMMQNNGAILHTDYRMIRMNDSTMNNIEDEFYCAEKNNFCGADVPIYRLVKHSLTGPHYAYTFNDVGQSLPGYEKEFFPLCFAWRQTPSVVLFNSTDDGVCLTLPEVQNGKILYSNDQLNVFSIGTSATLECHQGFAGNGPSSLVCTKNGWYPKREDLGSCVRLEQSNKSRLLVASDVTPTSSSCRVPSSTPNGNIVYSANVATSTSINSVPTATRATVLCSLGHVPTTSVTSSKCVDGEWEPSLPTCLSLLDIKCPILSAPRNGELVFTNSVKSPYSLNSVISLKCDRNYFGTGNLTSTCTSTGWDQKIGQCEPVGIRRLSESHRYRIRRQASTGAVCAAIANPANGNLLYMQSNPTVQYSSGTSAYLMCNLGYSLSGSVSTLCSNGVWSPSIGQCTNALALGQTTGNCEAIPTRINGTITYSSFGTYTSGTIATLACNLMNTVSGSSTSTCLSGVWNPTIGNCVSSGGTGGTGTTCPNPTVINGQITYNQGNTFDTTRPALTTATLTCNSGYTRNGNYISTCLGGVFTPTLGTCTFGTSGSTGTACINPIIMNGQITYSQGNTYDITRPSGTAATLTCNSGYTISGSSQSTCTNGAFSPTLGTCNFGSSTGGAGTTCPNPTVVNGQVTYNQGNTFDATRPALTIATLTCNSGYTISGTSTSTCINGVFTPTLGTCTFGTSGSTGTACINPIIMNGQITYSQGNTYDITRPSGTVATLTCNSGYTISGSSQSTCTNGAFSPTLGTCNFGSSTGGTGTTCPNPTVVNGQITYSQGNTFDATRPALTTATLTCNSGYTISGTSISACMNGVFTPTLGTCTFGSSGSAGTACMNPYVINGQITYSQGNTYDITRPAGTTATLTCSSGYTVSGTSVSTCTNGIFTPTLGTCTLGSSTGGTGIQCTAMIAPLGGSVIYSNGGTMGPFPSGTTVTGSCTNGGAITGASTATCSNGMWNPTFLGTCSLIGGSTTGQCSALTIPSGAQATYSPFSLSTTSFTSGTVATVTCTTGGSMLGTSTCTNGLWSPAIMGTCSGTGTGNTCSALTRPVGETVTYDGTTSFATTFNSGVIARVTCSNGTQIGQSTCLVGQWTPAITATCSGSSTAVGSQCIGVIVPTNAQVTYSDGSMVLHSAGTTATLTCLNSATLTGSSYSSCSNGVWTPTLGSCTSSGTGTGPCYTPPLTPVGATLTYSSGYFAPWTAGSTATMSCPAGQTVIGTSISYCTNSAWSPALGSCSGSSVGQGCTPLSAFSGTLTNGRMSYSPTITATIPVGTMVNIVCYAGYTLSGNSISTCTSSGWSPSTVGSCIQQGVLSRVSNQNCAAMDTPNHGTFSYSVAGSFTTGTIVTLRCDTNYAATNGDTSAICTNGVWSPKSLAMCQRTLKEVIGASCPAGIPAVLAATMTYSNGQLLGPYPAATVVTATCQAGYIPTGIMTSTCTNGLWTPPSLGLCELIGNEIGGTSCGRLGEPLGGTLVYSAIGLGPYPTGTSATVLCNIGTTLSGSASSLCTNGVWNPLPGTCIATLLRKPPAKGVPENGTAADSPKVGNGTNDDTPTQIQLSGEKCPPPIAPAFGEITFSGFSTKGTFEDGTTAALKCNLGYKPTGPSFSTCRKGSFRPIIGKCSNGSEHQLPGVCVPLTPPKNARVVYIQSGTSLDFEDGTTALLYCEEGFAVTGVATLRCETGQWEPSSGFGMCDSI, encoded by the exons ATGAAGATCATAATATTCTGCTTTATATTGGCGACTCTGACCGCTTCAGTAacatttggaagaaaatgtgATGCTGAtttaaaaccagaaaaattag tgGTTGTCGGAGTATGGAAGCGTGGTTTTGACAACTCAACAGCACAATACCGTATCTCGGATGAAGATTTATCAGTACGAGGATATGAAAGAACAGAAAGTGATAAAGGAAGTTCAACTGTTATGTTAGCAAGACATCCAGAAGGATGTGTTATCAATGAATGTGGAGTACGTTTATCAGCTATGATGCAAAACAATGGAGCTATTCTTCACACTGATTATCGAATGATTCGAATGAATGATTCGACTATGAATAATATTGAAGATGAGTTTTATTGTGCAGAgaagaacaatttttgtggAGCAGATGTGCCAATTTATCGATTGGTTAAACATTCACTAACAGGACCAc ATTATGCATACACATTCAACGACGTTGGCCAATCTCTACCTGGATATGAAAAAGAGTTCTTCCCATTATGCTTTGCTTGGCGACAAACTCCTTCAGTTGTACTCTTCAATTCAACAGATGACGGTGTTTGCCTAACACTTCCAGAagttcaaaatggaaaaattttgtattcgAACGATCAATTAAACGTCTTTTCCATAGGAACATCTGCTACATTGGAGTGTCATCAAGGGTTCGCTGGAAATGGACCAAGCAGTTTAGTCTGCACTAAAAATGGGTGGTATCCCAAAAGAGAGGATCTTGGAAGTTGTGTAAGACTAG agcAATCCAATAAATCCCGCTTACTTGTCGCATCTGATGTTACCCCCACATCATCATCTTGTCGTGTTCCGTCATCAACCCCCAATGGAAATATTGTCTACTCTGCCAATGTGGCCACTTCAACCTCTATCAATTCTGTACCAACTGCAACACGAGCTACAGTACTTTGTTCATTGGGACACGTGCCAACAACATCAGTTACATCATCAAAATGTGTTGATGGAGAATGGGAACCATCTCTTCCCACGTGTCTATCTCTTTTAGACATCAAATGTCCTATTCTGTCAGCACCCAGAAATGGAGAA ctcGTCTTCACGAATTCTGTCAAATCTCCATATAGCTTGAACTCGGTCATATCTTTGAAATGCGatcgaaattattttggaaCAGGAAATCTTACTTCAACATGCACTTCCACCGGATGGGATCAAAAAATCGGACAATGCGAACCGGTAGGAATTCGAAGACTTTCAGAAAGT CACAGATACCGAATTCGACGCCAG GCATCAACCGGAGCCGTATGTGCTGCAATTGCAAATCCAGCAAATGGAAATCTTCTTTATATGCAATCAAATCCAACTGTTCAATATTCATCAGGAACCTCTGCTTATTTGATGTGTAATTTGGGATACAGTTTATCGGGATCTGTTTCCACGTTGTGCTCAAATGGTGTTTGGTCACCAAGTATTG GTCAATGCACTAATGCTCTTGCCCTTGGTCAAACAACCGGCAACTGTGAAGCGATTCCAACACGAATTAATGGAACAATCACGTATAGTTCAT tcgGAACCTACACTTCTGGGACTATTGCAACATTGGCGTGTAATCTGATGAATACAGTATCTGGATCATCAACAAGTACGTGTTTGAGTGGAGTATGGAATCCAACGATTGGAAATTGTGTGTCATCTGGAGGAACTGGAGGAACTGGAACAACATGTCCAAATCCAACGGTTATAAATGGACAAATCACGTATAATCAAGGAAATACATTTGAT ACAACTCGTCCTGCACTCACCACAGCCACTCTCACATGTAACAGTGGATATACCAGAAATGGAAATTACATTTCCACGTGTTTAGGAGGAGTTTTTACTCCCACACTTGGCACTTGCACCTTTGGAACCTCTGGCTCCACAGGCACAGCTTGTATAAATCCAATTATCATGAATGGACAAATCACTTATAGCCAAGGAAACACATATGAT atcaCTCGGCCTTCGGGTACTGCAGCCACATTAACATGTAACAGTGGCTATACCATTAGTGGATCTTCTCAATCAACATGTACAAATGGAGCATTTTCACCAACTCTTGGAACTTGTAATTTCGGATCTTCTACTGGAGGAGCTGGAACAACATGTCCAAATCCAACGGTTGTAAATGGACAAGTTACTTATAATCAGGGAAATACATTcgat GCAACTCGTCCAGCACTCACCATAGCCACTCTCACTTGTAACAGTGGATATACTATTAGTGGAACTTCTACATCCACGTGTATAAATGGAGTTTTCACTCCCACACTTGGCACTTGCACTTTTGGCACCTCAGGTTCTACTGGCACCGCTTGTATAAATCCAATTATCATGAATGGACAAATCACTTATAGCCAAGGAAACACATATGAT atcACTCGTCCTTCGGGTACTGTCGCCACATTAACATGCAACAGTGGCTATACCATTAGTGGATCTTCTCAATCAACATGTACAAATGGAGCATTTTCACCAACTCTTGGAACTTGTAATTTCGGATCTTCAACCGGAGGAACTGGAACAACTTGCCCAAATCCAACAGTTGTGAATGGACAAATTACGTATAGTCAGGGAAATACTTTTGAT GCAACTCGACCAGCACTCACCACCGCCACTCTTACTTGTAACAGTGGATACACCATCAGTGGAACTTCTATTTCCGCATGTATGAACGGAGTTTTCACACCTACCCTCGGCACTTGCACCTTTGGATCCTCTGGCTCCGCAGGCACAGCTTGTATGAACCCATATGTTATCAATGGACAAATCACATATAGCCAAGGAAATACATATGAT ATCACTCGTCCTGCTGGTACCACAGCTACATTAACGTGTAGTAGTGGTTATACCGTCAGTGGAACATCAGTTTCAACTTGTACAAATGGAATTTTCACTCCAACACTTGGAACCTGCACTCTTGGATCCTCTACTGGAGGAACTGGTATTCAATGTACTGCGATGATTGCTCCACTCGGTGGCTCTGTGATCTACTCAAATGGAGGAACAATGGGGCCTTTCCCAAGTGGAACAACTGTCACAGGATCATGCACAAACGGTGGTGCAATCACAG GAGCATCAACTGCCACTTGCTCCAATGGAATGTGGAATCCAACATTCTTGGGTACATGTTCTCTAATCGGGGGTTCAACAACTGGCCAATGTAGTGCTTTAACGATTCCATCTGGTGCTCAAGCCACCTATTCTCCATTCAGTTTAAGCACAACTAGTTTCACGTCTGGAACTGTTGCGACAGTCACTTGCACAACTGGAGGATCAATGCTGGGAACGTCAACATGTACAAATGGATTGTGGAGTCCAGCTATCATGGGAACATGTTCTGGTACAG GAACCGGAAACACTTGTAGTGCCCTTACTCGTCCAGTTGGTGAAACAGTGACTTACGATGGTACGACTTCATTTGCAACAACTTTCAATTCTGGAGTTATTGCCCGTGTGACATGCTCAAATGGAACTCAAATTGGGCAGTCAACATGCCTTGTCGGCCAATGGACTCCTGCAATAACTGCAACTTGTTCTGGATCCAGCACTGCAGTCGGTTCCCAATGTATTGGTGTAATTGTTCCAACAAACGCTCAAGTGACATACAGCGACGGAAGTATGGTACTTCATTCAGCCGGAACTACTGCAACATTGACATGTTTAAACTCGGCGACACTGACTGGAAGTAGCTATTCAAGTTGCTCAAATGGCGTATGGACACCTACATTGGGAAGTTGTACATCTTCTGGAACTGGAACTGGGCCATGCTATACACCTCCATTAACGCCAGTTGGTGCAACATTGACTTATTCTTCCGGATACTTTGCACCATGGACTGCAg GAAGTACTGCTACAATGTCATGTCCTGCAGGTCAGACAGTTATAGGAACTTCTATATCCTATTGTACAAATTCTGCCTGGTCACCTGCATTGGGATCATGCTCTGGATCGTCTGTTGGTCAAG GATGCACTCCTCTGTCCGCATTCAGTGGAACACTTACCAATGGTCGGATGTCTTATTCACCAACAATAACAGCCACTATTCCTGTTGGCACAATGGTCAATATAGTTTGTTATGCTGGATACACGTTGTCCGGCAATTCAATTTCCACGTGTACATCAAGTGGATGGTCACCTAGTACTGTCGGAAGTTGTATACAACAGG GTGTCTTATCACGTGTTTCTAACCAGAATTGTGCTGCCATGGACACCCCTAACCATGGTACCTTTTCGTATAGTGTCGCCGGATCATTTACTACT GGCACAATTGTAACACTTCGTTGTGATACTAACTATGCCGCCACTAACGGTGATACCTCTGCAATATGCACGAATGGAGTGTGGTCGCCGAAGAGCTTGGCCATGTGCCAGAGAACACTTAAAG AAGTAATTGGTGCCTCGTGTCCAGCTGGAATCCCTGCAGTTCTTGCCGCTACGATGACTTATTCAAAC GGTCAACTATTGGGACCGTATCCAGCAGCTACGGTAGTTACAGCAACATGTCAAGCTGGATATATACCAACTGGAATAATGACATCAACCTGCACAAATGGACTTTGGACTCCGCCATCTCTTGGATTATGTGAACTTATTGGAAATGAAATCGGTGGAACATCTTGTGGAAGACTCGGTGAACCTTTGGGCGGAACACTGGTCTACAGTGCAATTGGTTTGGGACCATATCCAACTGGTACCTCTGCGACAGTGCTTTGTAATATTGGAACAACTCTGTCAGGATCTGCATCATCACTATGTACAAATGGAGTATGGAATCCATTACCAGGAACTTGTATTGCAACTCTCTTGAGAAAACCTCCAGCAAAAGGTGTTCCCGAGAACGGAACCGCTGCTGATTCACCAAAAGTTGGAAATGGAACAAATGATGATACACCGACACAAATTCAATTATCTGGAGAAAAATGTCCACCACCAATAGCTCCTGCATTCGGAGAG ATAACATTCTCTGGTTTCTCAACTAAGGGAACATTTGAAGATGGAACAACCGCAGCGCTGAAGTGTAATCTTGGCTATAAACCAACTGGGCCCTCATTCTCCACGTGTAGAAAAGGCTCATTCCGTCCAATTATTGGCAAATGCTCGAATGGCTCAGAACACCAGCTTCCCGGAGTCTGCGTTCCACTGACTCCACCCAAAAATGCTCGAGTCGTCTATATTCAAAGTGGTACATCACTCGATTTTGAGGACGGTACAACTGCACTTTTGTACTGTGAAGAGGGATTTGCAGTGACTGGTGTTGCCACATTAAGGTGTGAAACAGGACAATGGGAACCATCTAGTGGCTTTGGAATGTGTGAttctatttaa